The region gtggggcgggggctgggcaCCCGCAGCTGTGCACTTGCCGCGTGGCTCTGCGCACATCAGGTCGCCCCAGCCTTTGTCTGTGAGGCACACGGATGGGACTCTGGGGTGTGGGCCAGCCCTCTGGGGGGAAGGTGCTGCCGCCGCCACCCTCTACTCAGAACCTCAGCGTGCTGGACTCACGTCTCGTGTTCCGTGTGGAATCAGACCCGGAACACCAGGGATTCTGGCCGTGGACATCGGCACACCGGGGGAGTGGGGTGATGAGATGGGACAGGACTTTGGGAAATGACCAATGCCAACCTCCCGTTAGGTCTTGTTTCCCCTGTGGGAATCCCGGCAGGCTTTACAACCCAATGTACTTGGGAACTGCCCAAAAGAGTTGAGTGTTCCTTTTGTTAAAGGATAATTTCTTTGTGATTTATCTCCTCtgcaaaatagacatttttatcatgaatttagACGAGAACGCAAATGAGTTTCGTAGAGAGATGGTGCGGTGCGTGACGCAGCTGCACTGCGGCTTGTTAGGGTCTAGGGATGCTTGCCTCCCTCCGGTCCTCTCCCAGGGCCCTCAGGGTTAACCCCTGCGCTCAGCCACCTGGGCTCCGACCTCAGGGGCTAAGGACAGTACTTACAGGCTGGACGAGGTCTTTCTCCTTGAAGGGAACGCCTCCCACGGTCAGGTTCAGATGGTATAGTCCTCTGTCCAGCTGGAACAGGTCACCGGCCACGGCGATCTTCATGACAGCATCCTTGTTCACCTTGATCACCAGGTTCCGTTCGAGCTCCTCAACAGAGATCTGAAGAGCACAAGTGCTGTGAGGGTGGATGTGCACCTTCTGAAGGGGCGCCGAGCCTTGGGTACCAATTCCCATCACCACCCAGGGCCAAGAGACCCCCAGCCTCGGGGGGGCCACGTTCCCATCACCACCCAGGGCCAAGAGACCCCCAGCCTCGGGGGGGCCACGTTCCCATCACCACCCAGAGCCAAGAGACCCCCAGCCTCGGGGGGGCCACGTTCCCATCACCACCCAGGGCCAAGAGACCCCCAGCCTCGGGGGGGCCACGTTCCCATCACCACCCAGGGCCAAGAGACCCCCAGCCTCGGGGGGTCCATGCTCATCACCTGTACTGCTTCCCTGGCATCTACGGTGTGGCTCCGACCCTGCCGGTTTTGGTTTCCTTCCCAATGCtactccctccccctggcccccCCTCCTCCTGCAGGTGAGCCCACCTGGAGCCCCTTCCCCATCTCTGGACCCTAAATTAAGCCTCAGTCAGGGAGCTGCCTTCCGGGGGCCTGAGGTCACTGCCCCCTTGGGTCAGCCCTGACACCTCTGGCCCTTAGCTTCTCCTACCCCTCACTGAGCACTTTGAATACAAGAGGACATATGTTACCTCAGGATCTCCAGCAATAGTGCCTGGCACGGACTGAATGCTGACTGAACGTATGAATTCTTTCTAAAACTTGCCATTCTTTCCTGCTTTCCTtgtaggaaaattaaaaaatctgtCACTCTATACGATGCATCTTCCTAATGACCCAGAAGCCCCTCAATTTCCTTTCTGGCTCAGATGGAGAAACATTTAGGTACTGGGTCTGAATTTGGTCAGGAGACAGCAGTGTGCACATGTGGGGAGCCTCAGGGGCAGGGAGAGTGGGCAGAGGTCGTTGTGGAACTGGCCCTGCACCTCAAGGACCAGTTTGTGCCTTGGGTGGACTGGCAGCCACGTGTATCCACTGGTCATGCCTCCTCTAGCCCCTTCCCCTCGGGCAGTGTCCCAGCCCCGCTCGGGACCCTCCTGCCCTCAACCGCGGGGCAGCGGGTTCCCACGTGTGGAGCTCCCTCAACCCCGAGACGGCTTCCCTCTAGATCGACTGTTTTATCTGTAACTTTGCGGAAGGCATCCCTCCTGATGCTTTGGAGATGCTCGTGCTTTAAGAGTCCAGGAAAGGAGGAGCTAGACGCCACCGACAGGATGGAAATATTAGCAAACATCTACACTGTTTTCATTCGCAGAGACCAGGgcaaatttttccatttaatcttcacttctagaggaaaaaagaatgcttttcccatttctctttcaAGCACTTACTTCTAAAAGCCCAGTTCCAACTAAGGTTGCCTCCAAGTTTGGGGAGGGAGCCTGCGTGTCACAGGCTGCTTTGCGCCAGGCATCATGATGGAGGACAGAGCGGCCGCTCCAAAGCCACCGGCTGCAGTTCAGGCTCTGGGCGGTCAGGGCACCTCCGTCAAGAGGCTGGAGGTCAGCATGAACGGAGCAGGCCAGGGGGCCAGAGCCTGGGACGGCGTCACGAGTCACGTCTGACCCTGCCCCACACCGAGAGCCGGGCCCCGGGACCTTGGCCGGTTCTCAGCCTCGACGCGACTGGCAGTCTGAACCGGCGGGTCCTCGGTCCTCAGCCTCAATCCAGCTGCCAGGGGACCCCCATACCCCCCCACAGCTGTGATAAGCAGAAGTGTCTCCAGACACAGCCAGGTGTCCTCAGAGGAGTCACCCCACTGAGAATCACGGCCGCTGCGGTGGAAGCCCTGCTCTGCTTCTGTGAGGACATAATGCCCatctgagcgcaggctttctggCGCGGGGCCGTCCTGCCGCGGCTGCACCCACTAACTGCTGAGTGGGCGAGTGCAAGTAGATGCTGGGTCCTCGGCCCAGGAGCTCCGGGCCGGCCCAGGCGGCACGGAGGGGGCCACGCTCACCGTCTGCCATGAGCCGTGGTTGATGATGGGTCCGCTGCTGGTGACGCGGCCCACGCCCTGGTAGCGGAGCTGCAGCTCCAGTCGGCCGGCCCGCAGGCCCAGGACGATCCAGGTGCTGTCCCGATGGCCTCCGGCGAAAAACAGGACGCCCTCAGGATCGAAGGTCCTGAAGTCGAACTCAGCCACCAGTCTGAGCGCCGGCAGAAACGAGTGGGTTACACGCGGGTCGTGGTGCGTGACCCCTCCCGGTGGGGCTCGCCTGGCCTCGGGAAGAGCCCAGGTGAGCGGGCCGAATGCCGCCCGCACCCCAACGCCAGCAGCGAGTCCCCGGGGAGGCGTACAGCTGGCACCAGCCCTGAGGCCCACGCGGCTGTGCTGGACTGCAGGCTCCCCGGCCAGGACGCGAGCACGGGGCTGACTTTGCCCCCCGCCGCCAGGCCCAGACGCTCGGGCCGTCCTCTCACCTCGTGGGCTGCAGCCGTTTGAAGCGCAGCCTGATCACGGGCGTCCCGCTGAACATGCGGCCCAGGTACAGCGACTTCACACTCTTGGCCACGTTGAAGGGCACACAGGGCAGGATGTCCTGTCAGGAGCGGGGAGCTGGCCTCAGGTGGGGGCCCTCGGCCGGGCTCCCACTGGAACCCCCAGGGaccctgctgcccccagcccagcccaccatgGGGGCTCCCAGGGGAGGCTGGTCTCCGATGTTTTCAGAGGCCCCCGCTCCCTGCTGGCAGCTTCTCCAGCACTCTCCTTCCCTGTGCATTTCCCTTctgctttcatattttaattatggAATATTTCAAACGTACggagaataataaaaacaactataaaatgtaaaacaagcaaaaaatggaGACCTTGAAGTTGCTTCTAGAATGTTCCCTGCTCTACGATGCGGCTTCTCCACTACCTGGAGGGCCACACGGTGGGAGCCCCGGGGGGGTCACAGGGCAGCCAGGGCAGGCCTGCCCTCACGGTCAGGGGGCGCCTTGCTGCCCACGCATCGCAGAGCCCGGGCGGGGGCTGCGGTCACGCGTGTGAGTGAGTCGCACTGGGGAGGAGCTGAGGTGGCCACAACCACACATCGGGTGGCACGGCCACGCCTCCCACCCCGCCTCTCCCCACGGGCCCGAGGACGCGCTCCCAGCCAGCCCCACGCGGGGCCACAGCGCAGCCGGGAGGCCGGGCCAGGCGCTACCTCGCAGGTGTTCATGTCCCGGGACAGCTTGAGGCCCCCGCGCCCGTCACAGTGGCAGGTGTAGCTCCCAGGGGAGTTGACGCAGGCCTGCTCGCAGCGCCCCTCCGCACACTCGTCCACATCTGCCAGCCACAAGGAAGCGCCTGAGCCCACTGACGCCACCACGCACCCTGCTGCCCCATCACACCGCCACGGACGTGAGTCCCCAGCCCGAGACCCGGCAGCTCCAGGCCCGTGGCTCCTGCCCAGCTGGCCGGCTCCTTCCTGGGGACGCGGGACGGAGGCCGTCAGCATGGCCAGGTCAGCGTGGGACACAGGGACAGCctggtgggcgggcagggccaggactaccccatcccctccctggtGGAGGGGGCAGCCGCTGGCCCCAGGCAAGAaggtggtgggagggagcagggctCTCGGCGCCCCCGGACTCGGCTGGGCTAGGCCGCACCGAGGGCAGGAGACAAGCCTGTTGCCCAGAAGCACAGGGGCCCCGCCTGGTCggtctccctgtgtctctggggAAGAGGCCCAGGTGCACAAGGGGCGCGCGCCATGTCGCAGGTGTGCAGGACCCACACGAGCGCTCAAGCACGCTGTGCTCCTGGGAGAGCAGTGCCctgcgcacgcgtgtgtgtgcgtgtcccGTGTGGTGTCGGGGCGGGTACCTCGGCAGGACTTCTCCTGGGAGCTGAACGCGTAGCCCTCGTCGCAGAGGCAGGAGTAGGAGCCCGGCAGGTTCTGGCACTGAGCCTCCCCGCAGGCGCCTGCGTCCGCACATTCATCCAAGTCTGCAGGAAAAACCAGCTGTGTTTCAGGTCCACCAGGCCTGCTGGCCGCCGGCCCGAAATGAGACGCCGCCAGCCAGGCTGGGAACCGCCGCTGAGAGGCATCCAGCTCTGCAGAGTGAGCACAGCCTGGCCCCGCGGTGTCATCACTGCACCCTGGGCGACGcagccttcctcccctcccctcccccattccctctcccctccctccccttccctcccctccccctccctcctctccccattccctctcccctccctcccctcctccccctcccttctctccccctcccctccccgctcctctccagcctcctcccttccttccatccactgGGCTTTCCAGCCCCAACCCAggagcaggggttggggggggcaCTGCTGATCAGGGGCCTGGTTGAGAAGGCTGATTCCAGACGGTGTACAGGGCACCACCTGGCCGGGCTGCACACAATTGGTGCTTAATTCCAATGACTGCAGTCCAGGAAGGTAAAAAAGGAACTCCTGGGGCCCTTTGACTAGAAGTCCCAGCCTGCGTCCTGGAGCCCTGAGCTGACCACGGAGCCCACCACTGCCTGCCAGGCCTCACTCAGGCTCCCTGGTTCCAACCCCCTCCCCTCGCACCGGGGGCTGCCCGTGGGAAGCCAACGCCACAGTCGCTGTAACTGACAATCAAGGGTCAGTCCTGAGGTTCCATCCCCTCCGCCCCTCTGGCAAACAAGTACAGAAAGCCTGCAGTTAAGAACTGGTTCCTAAAGTGACAGAGGGACTTTCTAGAAAGCGCAACCGTTACTTCAAGTAACATCGATTCCTCAGAAGGCACACAGGACCGCATGCCGCAGACTCACGACCTCATTACGAGGGCAGTTGAGCAAACACAGGCtttcagatgtggaaactaagACTTCTCCCCGTGCTCAATCGTGGGAAGGAGACAACACAAAGGGCACCTGCTCCCCGCAGGGAGCCTGTAAACCTACACGGTTCCACATCGTCAGGACCCACCTGCACAAGGACCAGACTGCAGCCGTGATGCGGGCTGCTCCGTCCTGAGCAGAACTGAATCTCTGGCTTcgcaattccaagaactggcctcacgagaatgggattaacactgttgctcataataatctatatgtttgtgggcatcaaaataattgtagctGGCTCTGCCCCTATATGTAAGCGGACAACCAAAACCGTCAGCAGAGACGGTACAGGCCCACGTCAACGTCGTCCGCTCTGAGCATACGGCGCCTATGTCAGCACGAAGAAGACAGAAGACGGACCTTCACCCCTAACCCCACGGAAGTGGAACGATGTCTGACGGGGGATTCGTAAGCAGCTCTCCACAGGGAACTGCCCTCAGGAAGCCCCCTTCCTTGTCACTTTAGCAGAGACACATTGCAACCGGCTTTCGACCAGGCACCCCCACGCTCTACTCATCTCAGCCCAGGCACACCTCTCAGATCTCTTGATCACACAATACCTCGCCTAACCTGTCTCTTCTTTCTGTAGATCAAAggagtagaaatgaagaataatgaacagatgaccagatctcccGCCAGCTTCCCCTCCAGTAATCTCCCGAACGAACTGTGTGACCAAGATCGCATCTAGAGGGAGGCCGTGAGGAGTCGACACGCCCGCACACAGTGGGGACGGCAAGGACTCTGACCCCCCATCTCAGGGATTAACTCAGatcccttctctgtctccctttaGAAGCTTTCAGGGCCGGGCGGAATCTTCGGAGGTGGTTTCTGGGGGACTCTGAGGACGCCATCTCCCCAGATCGCTGGCCTTCTTTCTGCCGGTTGGGAGCGCTGGTTTTGTAAGCAGTGAGCAGTGGGACCCTGGGCTCCctgcccacacccccacccccgccccagatGTCCTGGGCCCCGACTGGCACAGAAGCCTCTGCTGGCTCTGTGGCCTGGAAGGAGGCCTGGCAGCCGCCTCCCATCCTGGGGCAGTAAGCACGGCCTCCCCCGCTGGGCCGGCCCTGTCCACAGGCCCTGGTGCCTCAGCCCGTGTGGAGGTGCTGGGGCAGCTCCCCGTGGCCGCGGACATGCCCGGGCATGTGCTGTGTCTGCAGGACGCCCACAGCCTCCAGAGCCTGAGGGACCAGCCACGGCCTGCAGCCTCTCGCAGAGGAGCAAAGCGACTGTGGCTTCAGCCAACCGGCAACTTGGCAATCGCAGAAGAaaatgggggaggaggagagaggacgGCAACCAGGACCCAGGGCCTCACCGCGGCAGGTCCGGCCGTCCAGGGAGAGTGCGTAGCCGCTGTAGCAGCCACACTGGAAGCTGCCCGGCTTGTTGTAGCAAATCTGGCTGCAGGTCCCGCTCTCCTGGCTGCACTCATTGACATCTGGGAACAGGACACAGGGACGGAGAGAGCCGGAGGTGACCCACAACCCGCCTGGAGCACGTCGCAGCGCCTGCATCTCTGACCCCATGGGATCCACCCTCAGATCCTGGGTGGGAGGGCACAGGGGCCCAGGGCTCCCACTGCAGCCAGGGGGCCGCCTGAGGGTTCTAACCACATCCTGGGGGTTTTCTGCAGCTCTCCGCTGACCCTGCGCACTGCAGACTCAGAGAGTCTCTTGACTCCTTTCTGACAGCTGGGGGGCCGCGCCGGGCGGGGCAGCTACAGGGCACTCTTACTGCCCTGCTCTCAGGAGGGGTCagcgccctccccgccccccccccccacccaaggAGGTGGCCTGGCCAGAGCACAGTTCAGGGCTCAGCACGGTGGGTTTTCAAGCTGGGTGGCGCCCCGCCCGGAGGGGAGAGGCAAGACCTCCCGCGCTGTGCAAACATTCGCGCTCTTGGGAGGACCCCGCCCGCCCATCTTCTCCCGGGAGCTGGGAGGGGGCCGGCCAGTGAGGGGCCTGGACCCCTGGCCTGCCGCCCTCCCacttctcctctctctgctctcagcCAGACGGGCCGGTGCGGCTGTGTCCCCGGCGGGGTGGCAGGCGGCCCGGCGGGGAGAGGCGGAAGAGAGAAGGACTCAGGGCCCCACCAGCCCGGGGCCCTCGGGTGGCCCTGCAGGGAGGGCCTGACGCCTATGCCCAGGCCCGCCCCCAGGCCGTGGCCTTACCTCTGTTGCAGAGCCGTCCCGCCCAGCCGTCTCTGCACTGGCAGTAGAAGGTGCCCATGAGGTCCTGGCAGACCTGGGTCCCCCCCTTATCGCAGGGGTCTGGGTAGCACTGATCCGGCAGCTCTGAgttggaaggaaggagaaggcgGCCCTGAGCTGTCCCTGGTCGGCTgggaggaaaccgaggcaggTCTGGGGCACTAACGTCCCCTCCACTGGCCCCGGCGGGCCGCACAGGACAcccacctctgggagggagggcgTCACAGACCAGGCTGGCCAGGCCCCGCCGATCCCAGGAAACCCAGGTCAGCTCGGAAGGAGTGGCCGCCCACCCCCTGGGCCCGAGGTCAGGGCCGCGGCCCCGGGGCAGCAGAGGAGAGGAGTGGGCCTGGCTGGGCCCCGGGAGCTTGGACCTCCCAGGGAGCAGGTCCACAGGGCCCTGGCCGGTCCACGGGCCAGCCCAGCAGACACAGAACATCCCCTGCCCCGGCGGCCGTGTCCACCCTGCCAGGCCAGGACCCCTGGCCTGTGGGGTCCAGTTCGCACAGAGGGCGCCCACAGCCTCCCCGCCCGCCCCTCGGGTGGGCCTGCTGCCTCTGCCTCCGCTTGGACACGGTCCAGGCCGTCCAGGCCCCGGACTCCGCTGCTCCCCTTTCTCTCCGACACACGCCGGCCCCACGGCCTGTCGGCTTCAGCGATGCTGGTGACCAATGGCCATCCTGCTTCTCTGATCGTCCTGCTTTCAGTGGAGGGGAACGGGGCACATTTCCCGGGGCCCTGGAGACGGCAGGGCAGCCACCCGGCCAGGCTCAGCCCTGCGATGCCGCCTTTCTGTGTGCCAGCGGCCACTACCTTCTCATACCCGGGCGTCCACCTGCAGCACCTGAGCCAGGCACTGTCGTGCGTCTATTCACCGAGCGACGGGCCCGTCTGAGCGCTGGGAAGCCCACGACAGGTGGCCACGGTGCTTccgccctccctctgcccccgccCTGTGTGGAGCTGAGGTCACCACTCACTCCACAGCCTGGTCACTAGGAAGAGGCCAAGCCAGCACGTGACCATTGAGAGCGCCAGGCGGGCACTCACCCCCGCCTCTTCACTTCTTTCTCAGGACGCTGACGTCTCCAGCCGGACGCTGGTCCGGGGACAGTGTTTCCACCGTGGGCTTGCTCCTGGTCCCAGGAGGGCAGTGGGCCCCTGTCCCCCGGCTCAGCAGGCCTCGCGCCAGCCCCTGTCCTTGGCATGGACCCAAAACCGTGCTTTGTCCCACTGCGTCCCTGTGGGTCTGGGGCCCGGTCACCGGGGGGCCCCTCGGGGAGGGCCCAGCATGACTGTTTGTGTGCGCAACCCCGGAACCCACGTCTCTCGCTGGGCCCTCCTTGTGGCCTTTCCACGGGACCCCCAAACCTTGCTTGTTCTGCACAATTACAGCCCACAAAACACTCGCAAGTGTGCCCCGAACACAGCACCTCCGGGTATTTGGAGACTCATGCACAGCTGTCCTCGGCGGGCTCAGTGAGTGCCTTCCGCCCCAAGCAAGTAGGACTGGGTCTGGCGCTCGGAGAGTGAGGAAGGGGGGTCCAGCGGTCAGCCCTGTGGCCCCCGTGCCGCTGTAACGAGGGCTCCCCCGGGGGACAGGAGGGCCGGGGCGGCGGGGGTCAAGCCCAGTGCCAGGGCTGAGATGACGGACGGGTCTGCTTCCTGACACTGTCTCCGCAGGATGGGGCTCTGAGGGGGGCAGGGAGACCGGGGCGGTCGGGGGGACGTGTGCTGGGGCCCGAGGGTCCGGCTGTTCCCCCAGCAGCACTTGGCACGTCAGAGGCCCTGCAGGAGGGACGGGGAAGATGGGGTGCGTCTCCACTCGACATAtttggtgaaagactgaaagttaTTTCAGAAGGACACACCTGGCCTCATTACCTTTGTCTGGAATTTGCCTAGAATGCCTACCCGCCGCCCCCCCACCTTTAAAAATCAACCTCCCCTGGGGCGGGACAGCCCCAGGAGATCCCCACAGGGAACCTAGCTGGAGAGCGGCTCTTATCTGTTGCCCTGTCGGGAGGCTTATCTGtagggcagaggaaggagagtgTTTGCAGGTGCCCCTGAGCTTCTAGGAATTCGGTGGACGCAGGCAGCCTGCAGAGGGGCTCGGGGCTGAGTCAGACCTGAGCCCCAACCCGGGCCCCCGACAGGCGGGAGGCGAGGGCCACGATGGCTGAGAGAGGATGGAGGGAGAAGCGGCTGCTATGTGGACGGGGGTGTGAGGCACCTGCTGAGGCCAGCAGAGGCCTGTCTCAGTGGCTTTTGCTCCCACTTCCAGAAATGTGTGGGTGTGACGAGTTATAAGCTGGGAAATACATGCAAATGCGGGCCGTCGTCCTCACGGAGGAGAAAAGGCACGGAGACCCTTCCTCGTGGAGACAGTTGGCCAGGACTCCGCAGACGGCATCGCCCAAACCCTCTGGGACCCAAAGGCAGAGCCTCAGAAACCGATCCCGGACCCCCGGGGGAGGCACATCTAGAATAAATGACCTCCTCACTGCATCAGAGACGCCGAGGCAGGTTATAAGCTTAAACATGAAATATCAGACAACTTCTTATAGTCTCAGGAAAAGGACAGCCTGAAACCCAGGAAGTGAAACAAACTCATCAGTTCGAACAcatcatttaaaaagaaggaacGGGCATGGCAAGTTGACAGCACCAAAAATCTGCTACAAGTGAAGCGGAATGACAGGAAGCTGAACTGCTGTGATGCTCCCATGTCTGCCTAAGGCCGGTGAGGTCCCGCTCAGCCTGGGGGGCCGAGGGGCGGGCTTTGCTCACGTCAGCCGGGGTGTGTGGGCGTGGGCTCTGTTCCCTGAGTGCACACCGGCCTCTGCCCCTCACTTGCTCTTGGGAGGCTGCTGAAGGGTCCGTGGGGAGCCCGGGCCTCACAGCagggcccctgccctcctgcagtCTCTCACTTCCTTTGTGCGCCTGGGCCGGGCTGGGGTCTGTGACCCGGGGCGAGACAGGCAAGGCCAGCGGCTGGTACGTGGGAGGCTGGGTGACGGGTCACAGCCGCCgagccctgcccaccaggccCTGGTGCCAGTCCCGGTCTTCCACCCGCCCTGGGCGACCCCGCAGTGCAGGCCCGCGTGCAGCGCAGGGCTCCCCGTGCGGGGCTGGCTGTGCGCTCAGCGCCCGTCTCCTCACCGGTGGAGCCGGTGCAATAAGGCAGCTGACAGCCGGGCCTGGCGGGGACGAAGCGGTCACATCACAGAGCTCTCCGGCCACAGCCGGGCCTGGAGTCAGGCTCGGCTGAGACGGGCCTGGGGGTCTACGTGTGGATTAAAGTTCGTGCAAAGTGTCAGTGTTACgtatgataatttaaaataataataaagacgcACGATGAGCTGAAGAAAAATTTTGCTACCTTTAGTACACATGGCTAATTTGCAAAATATATCAACAGCTCCTACAAATTGAGGCAAGTAGGCAAAGACTCTGAACAAACtacccacagaaaaagaaacccaagGTTCCTCAACATATGAAGCTCAGCTTTACTCatgagtaagaaaaaaagaaactgaattgaCTGGGggtcttttttcactttttctactgaaagatataaaaaagtaAGAAGCAATACACTGGGCTGGTGCAGGTACTGGGAGAGGCACTCCCGCCCTCCACCGGGGTGGGGGGTAACGGGGCCGGGTCTGCAGCAGAACTGAAAAAGAACACAGCTTTCCCTCTGCAAGTCCACTCTATTCTGCAGATATTCAGACAAGGAGGTCACTCTGGCTTTGCTTGTTACAGTATAAAAACTGGAAACGGCCCAGGTGTCCGCCAGTGCACACTGGTTAACAAGCACGCTGCCCACCAAGCGTGAGTGTGGACGCAGCCCCACGTGCTGGCCGTGCTCGTGCTGACACAGGAAGCGTCTGCGAAACGTGGAGGGGAAAGGGCGGTGGGGTCATGGGTTCAGGGAGCTGCCACCTGTGTGGAAATAAGAGACTCCGAGTACATTCCTACGGGTCTGAGAATATTCTTAGAACCGGTGGCCGTGGCGAAAGGGCCCCTGACTGACCAGGAGGCAGGGCCGGATGCACCTTCTCTCCACCTGTGAAAGGTTTACACTTCATACCGTGCGAATTTCCTGCCTGTTCGAAAAGCCAACACGTACTCGCTTAGAAAAGGAAGTTCAGGGCAAAGGAGAGGACCTCAGGCAGGTGCCGTGGCTCCAAAGACAATGGAAATATAGCAAAGCCCCAAGACCCCAAACGCAGGGGCTTCGAGGAAGGAGACAGACTTACTTTGCACGCAGGTGATGAAATCTGTGTTCTTTTTGTACGGAGATCCATGTTTACTGATGCATTCTGCAAAACAGAGAGGGCAGGGCGTCACCTTCCGGCACGGGGCCAGCAGACGTGACACTCTGGAGGGAGACTAGTC is a window of Delphinus delphis chromosome 18, mDelDel1.2, whole genome shotgun sequence DNA encoding:
- the GAS6 gene encoding growth arrest-specific protein 6 isoform X2, with protein sequence MPPGPAATLGTALLLLLLASESAHTVILRAREAAQFLRPRQRRAYQVFEEAKQGHLERECIEELCSQEEAREVFENDPETEYFYPRYLECISKHGSPYKKNTDFITCVQKLPDQCYPDPCDKGGTQVCQDLMGTFYCQCRDGWAGRLCNRDVNECSQESGTCSQICYNKPGSFQCGCYSGYALSLDGRTCRDLDECADAGACGEAQCQNLPGSYSCLCDEGYAFSSQEKSCRDVDECAEGRCEQACVNSPGSYTCHCDGRGGLKLSRDMNTCEDILPCVPFNVAKSVKSLYLGRMFSGTPVIRLRFKRLQPTRLVAEFDFRTFDPEGVLFFAGGHRDSTWIVLGLRAGRLELQLRYQGVGRVTSSGPIINHGSWQTISVEELERNLVIKVNKDAVMKIAVAGDLFQLDRGLYHLNLTVGGVPFKEKDLVQPMNPRLDGCLRSWHWLDGEDTTVQETVKANVNMQCFSLTERGSFFPGRGFASYSLDYARTSPDVGTETTWEVEAVARIRPAADTGMLLALVGDDQAVALSVALVDYHSTKKLKKQLVVLAVESVTLVLMEIKVCDGQEHVVTVSVNKDEATLEVDGTKGQSEVSPAGLQERLAVLGRHLQGSVLTFVGGLPEL
- the GAS6 gene encoding growth arrest-specific protein 6 isoform X1; this translates as MPPGPAATLGTALLLLLLASESAHTVILRAREAAQFLRPRQRRAYQVFEEAKQGHLERECIEELCSQEEAREVFENDPETEYFYPRYLECISKHGSPYKKNTDFITCVQKLPDQCYPDPCDKGGTQVCQDLMGTFYCQCRDGWAGRLCNRDVNECSQESGTCSQICYNKPGSFQCGCYSGYALSLDGRTCRDLDECADAGACGEAQCQNLPGSYSCLCDEGYAFSSQEKSCRDVDECAEGRCEQACVNSPGSYTCHCDGRGGLKLSRDMNTCEDILPCVPFNVAKSVKSLYLGRMFSGTPVIRLRFKRLQPTRLVAEFDFRTFDPEGVLFFAGGHRDSTWIVLGLRAGRLELQLRYQGVGRVTSSGPIINHGSWQTISVEELERNLVIKVNKDAVMKIAVAGDLFQLDRGLYHLNLTVGGVPFKEKDLVQPMNPRLDGCLRSWHWLDGEDTTVQETVKANVNMQCFSLTERGSFFPGRGFASYSLDYARTSPDVGTETTWEVEAVARIRPAADTGMLLALVGDDQAVALSVALVDYHSTKKLKKQLVVLAVESVTLVLMEIKVCDGQEHVVTVSVNKDEATLEVDGTKGQSEVSPAGLQERLAVLGRHLQGSVLTFVGGLPDVPVTSAPVTAFYRGCMTLEVNRKVLDLDEAIYKHSDITAHSCPPAEPAA